Genomic DNA from Papaver somniferum cultivar HN1 unplaced genomic scaffold, ASM357369v1 unplaced-scaffold_29, whole genome shotgun sequence:
GTTTAATGAAATTCCAAACGAAGGATTAGTTCCTGATGTAGTAGCATATAACACAATGATGGCTGGCCTTTTTCATCACAGGCAGTTTTTGGAGGCTAAAAAGTTATTCATCCAAATGGAAGGGAATGGTTGTTTACCAAATTCTAGAATATACGACACCGTCATCAAGGGTTTTATTGAAGGGAAGGAGACTGAGACGGCATTACAATTTCTTCGCAGGATGCGTGAAAGAAAATTTGTACCAAGTGATTCTGTTGTATCCGTATTAATAAACACGCTCTCAGCCGATGAGATGAAAAATCTTGCGCTATTTCTGTGAGACCTTGTAATTGTTGAAGGTAACGGTGAAAATCTGAAAAAATTGAAGGCATTTGTGCGACTTGGTGTATTTTAAATATGGATTTTTATTTCTCTCAAGTTCTTATTAATCTTTCTTTCCCTTTACCATAATGGTAGCAAGGTGCTAACACTTTTTGAAACGCAACATAGTCTGAAATTCTGTTTCCTGGGTTTTGATAATTCTTGTTGAAAATTCTCTGTTGTTCCTGGCTACTGCAGTGATTAGGGATGTCGTTGTTGCTATAACAGGCAAATTTGAGAAGCTTAATATGGTACATATACAGGGTTATCTTGtacaatttgatatttttttggcCATCAGCAATTTTCTAAGTTTTCCAGCTGACGCCATAAGAAGTGCATGAAGAGTCCGTAGCGTGCCCAGCTGTAATCTCTTCACCTGGGCTTCTGGTGCACTACTCTATCTGTTGGATTTCACGTAGAACATAACAGGTATGCACTTCTTTTATATTTCTGCATCTTTGGTTTGGTTTTTATTGCCTTCAGTTTGTTATGTAATGTTCAAATTCATTTGATGGTTTTCGCAGTGGCAGCTCAGTTTCTAAAAATAGGATGCTTGCTAACTGAATCTTATTCAGGCACATCTGAGGTTTCTTGACAAAGATAGATTTGGTAAGGCTTACCATTCGTGCAAAACGTTGTGGGTTGGTAACACTTTTATATGGAGCATCGCAGGAAATTTTGTTCTAGATATTGTGACGGAGAAGGGACATGGAGAAGGGACATGGAATTTGTCAGGCATTAATTCTTTGTTCCTTTCAAGTGTCCATGTGTGTGTGATTCTGTGTCTTGTTAGAATAACTTGTTTGAATGGTGTAGGGTGTTGTTACTATACATGGTTTTTATATGCATTATCAAATTTCTTGCAGACTTTTCTATGACAACACCATTTTTACGGACGCCATAGTCGAGGTGTTTGCAAGTTTCTGTTTCATGATTACATCTTATATGTGGACTATGGAGGTTGTGCTTGATCTTATGTTTTTAAGtttttgagtgaaagagtgaTTTTCTTACAGCAAAGCAATTGCAATGTCTGACTTAATTTTGTTAGTTTTTTCTTTGCTTTTCATTTCTGTTAATAACATCTTTTAAGTTCTCATTACTTGACTCTTCTCCTCTATGTTGATCAATGATCCGTTTTCCTACAAGTTTCTGGTTAAGTGGTTCTGGTTTTTAGgttaaaactaaaaaaatttgttgtttttgttgagcaGAGAAAGTAGAAATGTAGCAGCCAGCACCGAGTTTCTAAGGGGTTACTCTGCCCAAAATCTATCAAAAAGGCACAAGAAGAGTGGATTGCTACGCTAGTCAATAATATCTTTCGAAAGTAACTTCAAGTAAGATGCATTAAGGTCCCTCATTTTTGCTCAAGCCAAAGCTCCTTCTCGTCTAATAGCTACTAGCACTATTAGAAATCCCATAGGAGGAAAGATGACTATTCCAGGTCTGTAAGGGGGTGATGTACAACAACAACACTTTTTCTAATTTGTTTGGTCCAAGTAGAGTTCAATCGCCTGGATCATATAATTTCTTGGGAATATGTTATCACTGGAGTGGCACCATCTTAAAAACACATGTATGCGAATTAGTTTGAGATTGTCGTGCAGTTAAGTCTTTGAGAAATAGGTACTTCCATTACCAATTTACTGCCATATGTCTGGTTCAAGATCTAAAATAAGAGGAGTCTAATTGTTTTACCTTTCTAAATTGGATCTTAAAGGGTTTGGATGATTTTAACTGTATTTCCGTAGTCTAGCATATTTGCAGCTATCATTCTAATTCGTCTTTCATGTGGTTTGTTACTTAAGGATGATAATGTTGAGGCCCTAGAAGAGATGCTGAAGAGGGCGGCAACGTGATCAGTGGACCTGCTAGCAGGTACATATTTCAAATTTTGATGCAGAAGTTTGCAACTGCCATGCGTTGCATTATGACAGGCATTGCATTATGAAATTGATGATGTATAACCCTTGCATTAATAGggattttctttttctatttgaaATTGAGCTTACATATGAAAACCAATATTCAAACTAAACCTTGTAAAACCTAAAATTAGTATCTGGATATATTTACAAAGCCAAATCTGTGAGGGGGTGACTTCAACATGGTTTAACCAGATCACGACCAGACCTTCTCAGCAAAGGGGCGCCCTCCTCAGTTTCATCTCTGCCTACCTCAGCCTCCATTAACAATGACGTAGTTTCCTTTTCATCAAACTTCCACCCAAGATTAAGACTGAGATCAAGATTAGGATGATCCTTCGACCAAGTCTTCCCAGGCTCATGCTTTTCTGTAACAGTTGTTGTGTCTTCAATAATTCTGTCTTCTATGACGGTGTCTGCAAttgttgaagacgacgatgacAATGCTGCTGTGGTAAGTTTCTCTTTTCTTGCAGACAGATTTCGTTTCAAATTTGCCAAACCTTCTCTGACAGATTTTAGCTTTTCCACAGAATGAAATTCTTCCATGTCTATATTATATTATCCCACCAATAGCTATCACTCCCACTCCCAACACCAGCCTCGTTTCTGCATTGCTGAACATAACTTGTTGAATTCTTAGGTTTGTGGGcatacttattttcttgtttgtTATCTTTTGTTTGTTCATCCAGGAATCGTCGAACGACATTACAAACACCCATTGGAGCATTACTACGGGTGAAAACCTTTCCGGAAGGAGAGAAAAAGATTATACAGACAACAATATCTGTTCAATTATTTTATCAGAAACAAAAGTAGTTCCTATATTGGTTTTCGTATATGAATCGCTCTATTTTCTCTGCAAAattcaaacgacaatgaatttagatCAAAGATTTTGACGATAcattcctcttataagactctacattcctactaaAAATGAATGCAATTTGAGACTTATAACATCACCATCTGCCCCTTTGAAAATCGGCCGTTAAAATTAACGATTGAAATTAAGATCAATAGATGGTGAGGCTTGGTATCTTGGATCATCCTCATTTTTCGTTGGAATGaggagtcttataagaggaatgTATCATCAAAATCTTATATGTTAATTCATTTTCGTTCAATTTTTATGGAGAAAATGGcacaaatcatgtatgatagtgTGTATATAAGAGTGTCCAAGGATCCTCCCTCTAGATTAAATTAGTTAGATAAATATTTTTGTCACTATTTTAATGAAACTTAACTTATGAATCTTACTGGAACAACTAGAGTGCACATGCTGTGCACGTTTTTATTCAGAAATTTTACTTCTAGGTGGACTAATTTTACCTATTATTTATTAAAAATCCACGTGTTGCTATTTGTTACGTTTAGGTCCCTATGCATTAGTTTTATCTTTATTCTGTCAAAAATCCCCGCGTTTCTATTTATTACATTTAAGTCCCCATGTGTGGACACCAAAATAATATATTATCTAACGGCTGAATCTCGAGATCGTCAGATCCAACGGACAAATTTTACTCCGACCTAAATACATTAGCGTTTGAAAACACGGAAAGTATTCCAGTTTCATCTGTTGTTATTAAAGGGGGAGATTTGAAAACAGAAAATATTCCAGTTTCGTCTGTTGTTATTAAAGGGAGGAGATAAAACTTttgcaaaaggaaaaaaaaacttttgagaattttataaggAACATGAATTACTCTAGTCAAACGCTTCTCATAGTGGAATTGCAGAGGGTTTTGTTGGTTTGGTTTTTCAAATgacaaaaataaaagtaaaatcaAACTTTCAAAATTCAGTGGATAAAAATTGTCTTGCTTACTAAAAAAAACATGTCGATCAAATTTAATCAGCACGATCGTATTAAAACAAAATTACGAATTTTAAATAGTGACATCAAATATCCTCAAGGTTTATTTGTTAAAATCATGTCGACTAACCAATATTGCAATAACTCGCCATGCTTGAGAATGTAAAACAGTGACATTCAATATTTCTTGACAAAGTCATCATGTTACTTTTTTCAAAAACATGACGATTAAATATAAATTTGGACAtagaaaaatttatttttggCAATCTTTAGTTGTCATGATTGATAATATAAAACAATGACGACTCCCTATTTCATGGAAAACGGTCGTCACGGTATATTTTCAAACCTTTAAAGACTAAAACCAAATTTGGACACGAAAACCATACTGACTGCCTATTAGTCGTCATGTTATTTTTACAAAACCATAACAACTAATAACAAATTTGGGAACATTAAAACTGGGATTTTGACAATTATTAGTCGTCATGGTTTAGCTTTTCCAAACATGACTATTGTTCATACGAAATCACTAGTCGT
This window encodes:
- the LOC113341416 gene encoding pentatricopeptide repeat-containing protein At1g62670, mitochondrial-like codes for the protein MKTAQRFLNEITYGTSLDGLCKNGKIVEEVELFESMDGTGILANVEMYHIVINGLCRACQLENARELFNEIPNEGLVPDVVAYNTMMAGLFHHRQFLEAKKLFIQMEGNGCLPNSRIYDTVIKGFIEGKETETALQFLRRMRERKFVPMIRDVVVAITGKFEKLNMNITVAAQFLKIGCLLTESYSGTSESSIFAAIILIRLSCGLLLKDDNVEALEEMLKRAAT